One window from the genome of Oncorhynchus gorbuscha isolate QuinsamMale2020 ecotype Even-year linkage group LG14, OgorEven_v1.0, whole genome shotgun sequence encodes:
- the LOC123995240 gene encoding F-box only protein 30-like, with the protein MGQLKVSGSFVTQTATRSSCYVRSCLNSYTESHHQHDLSVKSVLQIVFLHSLETLLPLFLKMALQHTHCVTCLSQRCMTRPEPGISCDLVTCPLVCGAIFHTCKGPEHRLLCPLERVPCLNSGFGCPATLVRTRIPAHLEVCPAGVVCCTMEWNRWPISCLDYTSYESLSWGVEETEQLDMALALQDQHTLIESLKVVAMAPTSPPPLTPQSPPPLTPQSPPPMTTHSQPPLTPPLGSAKDKIANGINGLNEERYSKLYEATVETARSLAAALDVLSSANNTSDNTAQHINGGAVLGPQHSENSSDRNEELLLHNRLEVKGPVAEGVNLKECYGQLHQLHQATVQLRRSLVTALGDLGNTVKYTDPINGAPSHLQAEPNSSFHQLEDADSINVDMKDAEAGSSVGPLRVVSRTDSEVAMNVVADGNMQMELLGRTSKSVERMDGHSLCNGCLSGEGSQKRPQEQVLGSDSADQQQPGTSWSTSETVCLVKVQDDLNLSPVPQGSCVSQSQTQPQSHPDPPLAPPLHIHQGIAHRASHVVLEDRGLERKFQNHQLLRGLGQFALSNGRRVRVRFRPKMEDKAVDTSDLEQEDDPMGLGEIDLITAALLFCLEESRKCRRISETTYVDGFHVDFGTQTFTFPAAILVTSTRVGDVASAAACDHAPQLSYPSPFRTLRLDLVLEEVPQIRNMPCNRLQQMFSFVCGQLFRRDEYSSHFKNVHEDIHAGLNGWMEHRCPLAYYGCTYSQRRFCPSSQGSKVIHDRNLRSFGVQPSPVGGEPLGETQSDQFSGLPFEVLEHVARFLDGFSLCQLSVVSRTMRDVCASLLQSRGIVELRWERRQYPNGTFSWQIKDRVWRFSTAFSPVIEWRFAEVSSMSDHLRTCRYNTIERKMEAVPLPSMCTARDRSLLSILKLQEQHMT; encoded by the exons ATGGGACAGCTGAAAGTTAGTGGCTCTTTCGTCACTCAGACTGCGACACGGTCTTCTTGCTATGTTAGGAGTTGTCTCAACAGCTACACCGAATCCCACCATCAGCATGACCTGTCTGTGAAATCAGTCCTTCAAATAGTATTTCTTCATTCATTAG AaactctactccccctcttcttAAAGATGGCGCTGCAACATACCCACTGTGTGACCTGCCTGAGTCAGAGGTGCATGACCAGGCCTGAACCTGGTATCTCCTGTGACCTGGTCACCTGTCCCTTGGTCTGCGGGGCCATTTTCCACACCTGCAAAGGACCCGAGCACCGCCTCCTCTGCCCCCTGGAGAGGGTGCCCTGCCTGAACAGTGGCTTTGGCTGCCCTGCCACCCTGGTGCGGACCCGGATTCCCGCGCATCTGGAGGTGTGCCCAGCGGGCGTGGTGTGCTGCACCATGGAGTGGAACAGGTGGCCGATCAGCTGCCTGGACTACACCTCATACGAGAGCCTGAGCTGGGGGGTGGAGGAGACAGAGCAGCTGGACATGGCGCTCGCCCTGCAGGACCAACACACACTGATCGAGTCCCTCAAGGTGGTCGCCATGGCGCCCACG TCACCGCCACCATTGACGCCGCAGTCACCGCCACCATTGACGCCGCAGTCACCACCACCAATGACAACGCATTCACAACCACCATTGACACCACCGCTGGGCTCAGCAAAGGATAAAATTGCCAATGGAATAAACGGTTTGAACGAGGAGCGGTATAGCAAGCTGTACGAGGCCACAGTGGAGACGGCAAGGAGCCTTGCCGCCGCGTTGGACGTCCTCAGCAGCGCTAACAACACCTCTGACAACACAGCGCAACACATCAACGGAGGAGCAGTGCTGGGGCCTCAGCATAGCGAGAACAGCAGTGACAGGAATGAGGAGCTGCTGCTTCACAACAGACTGGAGGTCAAAGGTCCTGTAGCTGAGGGTGTGAATTTGAAGGAGTGCTATGGACAGCTGCACCAACTCCACCAGGCTACAGTCCAGCTAAGGAGGAGCCTGGTCACAGCCCTGGGTGACCTCGGCAACACAGTAAAATACACAGACCCAATCAACGGAGCCCCCTCTCACCTTCAGGCAGAACCTAACAGCAGCTTCCACCAATTGGAAGATGCAGACTCTATTAATGTTGATATGAAAGATGCTGAGGCAGGATCATCAGTCGGACCGCTGAGAGTGGTCAGCAGAACCGACAGTGAGGTTGCCATGAATGTTGTTGCTGATGGCAACATGCAGATGGAGCTTTTAGGTAGGACCTCAAAGAGTGTTGAGAGGATGGATGGACATAGCCTATGTAATGGTTGTTTGAGTGGGGAAGGCTCCCAGAAGAGGCCACAGGAGCAGGTCTTAGGTTCAGATTCAGCAGACCAGCAACAGCCTGGAACCAGTTGGTCCACCAGTGAAACAGTATGCCTAGTCAAGGTGCAAGATGACTTGAATCTGTCACCTGTGCCTCAAGGGtcctgtgtgtctcagtcacagACACAACCCCAGTCTCACCCAGACCCTCCACTAGCACCACCCCTGCATATCCACCAGGGTATTGCACACAGGGCCAGCCACGTGGTCCTAGAGGACAGAGGGCTGGAGAGGAAGTTCCAGAACCACCAGTTGCTCAGAGGCTTGGGCCAGTTTGCTCTGTCCAATGGACGAAGGGTCCGGGTTAGGTTTAGACCCAAAATGGAGGACAAGGCAGTGGATACATCAGACCTGGAGCAGGAGGACGACCCCATGGGCCTGGGGGAGATCGACCTGATCACAGCAGCCCTCCTCTTCTGCCTGGAGGAGTCTCGCAAGTGCCGCAGAATATCTGAAACGACCTATGTCGATGGCTTCCACGTCGACTTCGGCACGCAGACCTTCACTTTCCCAGCGGCCATCTTGGTGACCAGCACAAGGGTGGGCGACGTAGCGTCTGCGGCTGCCTGCGACCACGCGCCCCAACTATCCTACCCCAGCCCCTTCCGCACCCTCCGCCTGGACCTGGTTCTAGAGGAGGTTCCACAGATCCGGAACATGCCATGTAATCGTCTCCAGCAAATGTTCTCCTTCGTTTGTGGCCAGCTGTTCCGCAGGGATGAGTACTCCTCCCACTTCAAGAACGTCCACGAGGACATCCACGCGGGCCTCAACGGTTGGATGGAGCACCGCTGTCCCCTGGCTTACTACGGCTGCACCTACTCCCAGCGCAGGTTCTGCCCCTCATCCCAGGGTTCAAAGGTCATCCATGACCGGAACCTTCGGTCATTTGGGGTGCAGCCAAGCCCCGTTGGGGGGGAACCATTGGGCGAGACCCAATCAGACCAGTTCAGTGGGCTACCCTTTGAGGTGCTGGAACATGTGGCCCGCTTCCTAGACGGCTTCAGCCTGTGCCAGCTGTCCGTGGTGTCGCGGACCATGAGGGATGTGTGTGCTAGCCTGCTGCAGTCCCGGGGGATAGTGGAACTACGTTGGGAGAGGAGGCAGTACCCAAATGGAACCTTCTCATGGCAGATCAAAGACAGG GTGTGGAGATTCAGCACTGCCTTCAGCCCCGTTATCGAGTGGCGGTTCGCCGAAGTCTCCAGCATGTCCGACCATCTGAGGACGTGCCGCTACAACACCATCGAGCGCAAGATGGAGGCCGTTCCACTGCCGTCCATGTGCACCGCCAGAGACagatccctcctctccatcttgaAACTCCAGGAGCAACACATGACCTAA